One genomic segment of Hemibagrus wyckioides isolate EC202008001 linkage group LG08, SWU_Hwy_1.0, whole genome shotgun sequence includes these proteins:
- the si:ch211-127m7.2 gene encoding uncharacterized protein si:ch211-127m7.2 — translation MSVKRNLPAWMVGSDPKDEQVRESLKRKPEVNTNKRVRKKRIRRMMMYWMNERELVETALSVIKRDNTEAAAADRCAPLNTEMTVIPETDHEETTDSDVSDPAVGFAEQETVPYTECIEKRNEQPLASSAGEDKESGEDKSQSDPDHEALEVLRDIFFS, via the exons ATGTCTGTAAAACGGAATCTTCCGGCCTGGATGGTGGGATCTGATCCTAAAGATGAGCAGGTCAGAGAGTCTCTGAAGAGGAAACCGGAAGTAAACACGAACAAACGTGTACGAAAAAAGCGCATCAGAAG GATGATGATGTACTGGATGAATGAAAGGGAGCTCGTGGAAACAGCACTCAGTGTTATAAAGAGAGACAACACAGAG GCAGCTGCAGCAGACAGATGTGCTCCTCTCAACACTGAAATGACCGTGATCCCAGAGACCGATCATGAAGAGACGACAGACTCGGATGTTTCGGATCCAGCCGTGGGTTTCGCCGAGCAGGAGACTGTACCATACACCGAGTGtatagagaagagaaatgaacaGCCTTTAGCTTCGTCAGCAGGTGAGGACAAAGAGTCTGGGGAGGACAAATCTCAGAGTGATCCTGATCATGAAGCTCTGGAGGTGCTGAGAGACATCTTTTTCAGCTGA
- the ergic2 gene encoding endoplasmic reticulum-Golgi intermediate compartment protein 2: MLRLSRKKAVNLVKELDAFPKVPESYVETTASGGTVSLIAFTAMALLAFFEFFVYRDTWMKYEYEVDTDFSSKLRINIDITVAMRCQFVGADVLDLAETMVASDGLKYEPVLFELSPQQRLWHRTLLLVQNRLREEHSLQDVLFKNVMRGAPTALPPREDIPSQPPDACRIHGHLYVNKVAGNFHITVGKAIPHPRGHAHLAALVSHETYNFSHRLDHLSFGEEIPGILNPLDGTEKVSTDHNQMFQYFITIVPTKLETYKLTADTHQYSVTERERVINHAAGSHGVSGIFMKYDFSSLMVRVTEQHMPLWQFLVRLCGIVGGIFSTTGMLHNLVGFVVDVVCCRFKLGVYKPKQVSVVDGHANSRTPLLSENGGL; encoded by the exons ATGCTGAGACTGTCCCGAAAGAAGGCTGTGAATTTAGTAAAGGAGCTGGATGCTTTCCCCAAGGTGCCTGAGAGTTATGTGGAAACAACAGCGAGTGGAGGAACCG TGTCTCTCATTGCCTTCACTGCCATGGCACTGCTGGCCTTCTTTGAATTTTTTGTCTATCGGGACACGTGGATGAAGTACGAATATGAAGTGGATACGGATTTTTCTAG TAAATTAAGAATAAATATAGACATCACAGTCGCCATGAGGTGTCAAT TTGTGGGTGCAGATGTGTTGGACCTGGCTGAAACTATGGTAGCATCCGACGGCTTGAAGTATGAACCG GTTTTGTTTGAGCTGTCTCCTCAACAGAGACTATGGCATAG GACACTCCTGCTGGTTCAGAACAGGCTGCGTGAGGAGCACTCCCTCCAGGACGTCCTCTTTAAAAACGTGATGAGAGGAGCCCCCACTGCACTGCCCCCAAG AGAGGACATTCCCTCACAGCCACCCGACGCCTGCAGGATACACGGACACCTCTACGTTAATAAAGTGGCCGGAAACTTCCACATCACGGTCGGCAA GGCCATCCCACATCCAAGAGGCCATGCTCACTTAGCTGCACTAGTCAGCCATGAAA CTTACAACTTCTCCCACCGATTAGACCACTTATCCTTCGGCGAGGAAATCCCAGGCATCCTGAACCCGCTGGACGGCACTGAGAAAGTGTCCACAGATC ATAATCAGATGTTTCAGTACTTCATCACCATTGTACCGACTAAACTGGAAACCTACAAACTGACAGCGGACACGCATCAGTACTCCGTCACGGAACGG GAGCGTGTGATAAACCACGCAGCGGGAAGTCACGGCGTCTCGGGAATTTTTATGAAGTATGATTTCAGCTCGCTCATGGTCCGGGTAACAGAGCAGCACATGCCACTGTGGCAGTTCCTTGTGCGTTTATGCGGCATTGTCGGGGGCATCTTCTCTACGACAG gcATGCTGCACAACCTGGTTGGATTCGTTGTAGATGTCGTCTGCTGTCGCTTTAAACTCGGAGTCTATAAGCCTAAACAG GTCAGTGTCGTGGACGGCCATGCAAACAGCCGGACGCCTCTACTGTCAGAGAACGGTGGACTCTAG
- the kxd1 gene encoding kxDL motif-containing protein 1: MDPTASGIFCSRMLSMVNSEDVNAIIQAQRHMLDRFEKTNEMLINFNGLSNVRLQQMNDRFLLHTRTLIEMKKDLDSVFRRIRTLKGKIAKQYPEAFCNIREASSLEDDDDDFDPVPPSVATTTATSEQSTESCDTSPDVISPTISRCSEELSQGNPDTPISNSPERAVLLDEGPDSVNI; encoded by the exons ATGGATCCGACGGCTTCTGGAATCTTCTGCAGCAGGATGCTAAGCATGGTCAACTCTGAGGACGTAAACGCCATCATCCAGGCCCAGAGACACAT GCTGGACCGCTTCGAAAAGACCAATGAGATGCTCATTAACTTCAACGGCTTGTCCAATGTGCGGTTGCAGCAGATGAATGACCGCTTTCTGCTTCACACTCGCACCTTAATTGAAATGAAGAAGGACTTGGACAGCGTTTTCCGACGAATAAG GACATTAAAAGGCAAGATTGCTAAGCAGTATCCTGAAGCCTTTTGCA ACATTCGTGAGGCTTCCAGCCTGGAGGACGATGATGATGACTTTGACCCTGTCCCCCCCAGCGtagccaccaccaccgccacgtCTGAACAGAGCACTGAATCATGTGACACGAGCCCCGACGTTATCTCACCCACCATCAGCCGCTGTTCTGAAGAGCTTTCTCAGGGGAATCCAGACACTCCGATCTCGAACAGCCCCGAGAGGGCAGTACTGCTGGATGAGGGCCCAGATTCAGTGAATATCTAG